Proteins encoded in a region of the Paenibacillus pedocola genome:
- a CDS encoding extracellular solute-binding protein: MSVVLGFVLLLSGCGGGNSNAGVQSTVEPTKAPAAATETAAPAETAEATAAAIGSTVKPVTFSYYSNYDWDTTEPWGKDSTTAWIRDTLKVNMTAVQSSGAAETKFSTMIASGSLPDVIMMDRGANVERLRQAGLLVALDEYLDKYPNLKNNAGEATLGMLRSDDGKLYQFPNWYTSSPNGNGGWIVNRKIYKELGSPKLETYDDLYAYLKLVKEKYSDVIPLEIGAKGRGLETMYGGFAENKPYLAKINPVGNELRSIFEDPVFIESMQYASKLFREKLITQDAFTQTGNQVTEKLVTGRVAVYADGDVVNPGRDANNALRTVDPEGGYDIIWPIHKAGLDPAKITPNNYNSLGWNVLVITKKAKDPEAIFSYLDWLTGEEGQRIINFGRQGLYWDETDADGVPILNEKGLNTPQADKDKERIGRFNWVGNTTFIDQTKAKMDAQLPADKQNWTTLAQQKVTWKTSRNFTEFVNLDPLPDSEEGTIASAVNDIFLEVYAKALYAKSDEEVLTLLKKANEDANKAGYAKLLQFQTERWQKNLSKMK, encoded by the coding sequence ATGTCGGTTGTATTGGGTTTCGTGCTGCTTCTGTCCGGGTGCGGAGGAGGCAATAGTAATGCCGGTGTGCAAAGTACTGTGGAACCGACCAAGGCACCGGCGGCTGCTACAGAGACGGCTGCTCCCGCAGAGACGGCAGAAGCCACAGCAGCTGCTATAGGAAGTACAGTGAAACCGGTCACCTTCAGTTATTACAGCAATTATGACTGGGATACGACGGAGCCGTGGGGGAAGGATTCCACCACCGCCTGGATCCGGGATACTCTTAAGGTCAATATGACAGCCGTGCAATCAAGCGGGGCGGCAGAAACCAAGTTCAGCACGATGATCGCCTCAGGCAGCCTGCCGGATGTTATTATGATGGACCGTGGTGCGAATGTAGAAAGGCTGCGGCAGGCAGGTCTGCTGGTGGCGCTGGATGAATATCTTGATAAATACCCTAATTTGAAAAATAACGCCGGTGAAGCGACGCTCGGTATGCTCCGCTCGGATGACGGCAAGCTGTACCAGTTCCCGAACTGGTATACGTCAAGCCCGAACGGGAACGGAGGCTGGATCGTCAACCGGAAAATCTATAAAGAGCTCGGCTCGCCGAAGCTGGAAACCTATGATGATCTCTATGCTTACCTGAAGCTGGTGAAAGAAAAATACAGCGATGTTATTCCGCTTGAGATTGGAGCCAAGGGGCGCGGGCTCGAAACGATGTATGGCGGCTTTGCCGAGAACAAACCTTACCTGGCCAAGATTAATCCGGTAGGCAATGAGCTGAGATCGATTTTTGAGGATCCTGTGTTCATCGAGAGCATGCAGTATGCCAGCAAGCTGTTCCGCGAGAAGCTGATCACCCAGGATGCCTTTACGCAGACGGGCAATCAGGTGACCGAGAAGCTAGTGACCGGCCGGGTGGCGGTCTATGCGGACGGCGATGTGGTCAATCCGGGCCGGGATGCCAACAATGCCTTGCGTACGGTGGATCCGGAGGGCGGCTACGACATTATCTGGCCGATTCATAAGGCGGGACTCGATCCCGCGAAGATTACCCCGAACAATTACAATTCCCTTGGCTGGAATGTACTCGTCATCACCAAGAAGGCTAAAGACCCTGAAGCGATTTTCTCGTATCTGGACTGGTTAACCGGCGAAGAAGGACAGCGGATTATTAACTTCGGGCGGCAAGGCCTGTATTGGGATGAGACAGATGCCGACGGTGTGCCGATTCTGAATGAGAAGGGGCTGAACACCCCGCAAGCCGATAAGGACAAAGAAAGAATCGGCCGGTTCAACTGGGTTGGCAACACGACCTTTATTGATCAGACCAAAGCCAAGATGGATGCCCAGCTGCCGGCAGATAAGCAGAACTGGACAACACTTGCCCAGCAGAAGGTGACCTGGAAAACTTCCAGAAATTTCACGGAGTTTGTGAATCTCGATCCGCTGCCTGATTCCGAGGAGGGTACGATTGCCTCCGCTGTGAACGATATCTTCCTTGAGGTATATGCCAAAGCACTCTATGCAAAAAGTGATGAGGAAGTACTGACCCTGTTGAAAAAAGCTAATGAGGATGCAAATAAAGCCGGTTATGCGAAGCTGCTGCAGTTCCAGACCGAAAGATGGCAGAAGAATCTAAGCAAGATGAAATAA
- a CDS encoding carbohydrate ABC transporter permease has product MMKLTRSDKVLQVLIYILLLLLGFVTLYPFWNSLVISFNTGADTAFGGITFWPRSPTLDNYEVVFHDSRIGQAFLVSVLRTVVGTVLSVLFTAILAYGLSRQELLGRRYYMVFCVITMYFSGGLIPTFLLLREFGMMDTFWVLVIPGLISVYNMIIFRTFFLGLPAGLAESARIDGCNHIGVLLRIVLPISGPVVATLALFTAVWHWNDWFSASIYINDPKLIPIQTLLKQILNSNIVTDQLQSIGMNAAAQDRQAMMKSVTTKSLIMATTMVATLPIIMVYPFLQKYFVKGVLIGSLKE; this is encoded by the coding sequence ATGATGAAGCTGACGCGGAGCGATAAGGTGCTGCAAGTATTGATTTATATCCTGCTGCTGCTGCTCGGCTTCGTCACCCTGTACCCTTTTTGGAACTCGCTGGTCATATCCTTCAATACGGGGGCGGACACGGCCTTCGGCGGCATTACGTTCTGGCCGCGCAGTCCGACCCTCGACAATTATGAAGTGGTCTTTCATGACAGCCGGATCGGCCAGGCGTTTCTGGTCTCCGTGCTGCGGACGGTGGTGGGGACAGTGCTGTCAGTGCTGTTCACGGCCATTCTCGCTTACGGGCTGTCGAGGCAGGAGCTGCTGGGCCGGAGATATTATATGGTGTTTTGCGTCATCACGATGTATTTCAGCGGCGGGCTTATTCCAACCTTCCTGCTGCTGCGCGAATTCGGCATGATGGACACTTTCTGGGTGCTGGTGATTCCGGGGCTGATCAGTGTTTATAACATGATTATTTTCCGGACTTTTTTTCTGGGGCTGCCCGCAGGGCTGGCCGAGTCGGCGCGGATTGACGGCTGTAATCATATCGGTGTACTGCTCCGCATCGTACTGCCGATTTCAGGGCCTGTTGTGGCAACCTTAGCACTGTTCACGGCAGTCTGGCATTGGAATGACTGGTTCTCGGCCAGCATTTATATCAATGATCCGAAGCTGATACCCATTCAGACCCTGCTGAAGCAGATCCTCAATTCCAATATTGTCACGGATCAGCTGCAGTCCATCGGCATGAATGCGGCGGCGCAGGACCGGCAGGCGATGATGAAGTCAGTTACAACCAAATCGCTGATTATGGCCACGACAATGGTGGCAACGCTGCCGATTATTATGGTTTATCCGTTTCTGCAAAAATATTTTGTCAAAGGTGTGCTGATAGGCTCACTCAAGGAATAG
- a CDS encoding ABC transporter permease, which translates to MVVPALIFILIFSYLPMYGVLMAFQDYQLFGGFFNSPWVGLKHFEAFFNSPDFWTVMRNTIVISLLKLLFGFPAPILLALMLNEVRQMMFKRIIQTVSYLPHFLSWVIVGGFVGSMLSTDNGSVNMLLMSLNLTTEPISFLSVPEYFWGILVATGVWKEIGFAAIVYLAAIAGIDPHLYEAASIDGASRFKQIQLITLPCIRPVIIIFMILAVGNILNAGFEDILILATNPILRDVSDVIDTYVYRMGILNSRFSYAAAAGLFKAVISVSLLAIANKAARKMGSSLW; encoded by the coding sequence ATGGTGGTGCCGGCGCTGATCTTCATCCTTATCTTCAGTTATCTGCCCATGTACGGGGTACTGATGGCTTTTCAGGATTATCAGCTGTTCGGCGGTTTTTTTAACAGTCCATGGGTCGGGCTTAAACACTTCGAAGCGTTTTTTAATTCGCCTGACTTCTGGACGGTTATGCGCAACACGATTGTCATCAGCCTGCTCAAGCTGCTGTTTGGTTTTCCGGCCCCGATCCTGCTGGCGCTTATGCTGAATGAGGTGCGGCAGATGATGTTCAAGCGGATCATTCAGACGGTCAGCTATCTGCCGCATTTTCTCTCCTGGGTCATCGTTGGCGGGTTCGTCGGGTCGATGCTTTCGACTGATAATGGAAGCGTTAACATGCTGTTGATGAGCCTTAATCTGACGACGGAGCCGATCAGTTTTCTGTCCGTGCCGGAATACTTCTGGGGCATTCTGGTCGCTACGGGAGTATGGAAAGAAATTGGATTTGCGGCAATTGTCTATCTGGCTGCGATTGCCGGTATCGATCCGCATTTGTATGAAGCCGCTTCCATCGACGGGGCGAGCCGTTTTAAGCAGATTCAGCTGATTACGCTGCCCTGCATCCGGCCGGTGATCATCATCTTCATGATTCTGGCTGTGGGCAATATTCTGAACGCCGGATTCGAGGATATCCTGATTCTGGCGACGAACCCGATTCTGCGGGATGTGTCCGATGTGATCGATACGTATGTCTACCGGATGGGGATTTTGAACAGCAGGTTCTCCTATGCGGCGGCCGCAGGATTGTTCAAGGCGGTCATTAGCGTCAGCCTGCTGGCAATAGCCAACAAGGCGGCCAGAAAAATGGGTTCAAGCTTATGGTAG
- a CDS encoding glycosyl hydrolase, translating to MFARTGKKWLYGWLAAALFVASIIVPAAPSRAAGENLLSNPGFESGDTGWEKWGSPVVVTSEQHGGEKSLQVKRNTGGASASVAVQQGKTYRVGLWVKFAGTGVTSASVDMDIFGTQQGKQILQFSGSTSWEYRQLLYTPAPGVQYIRLSFWNSTSKDYYIDDAVIRENVDIERPTTPGVWQTLREPDSLKLTWSGSTDDMAVDSYQLSFKKTDDPAWTVVSVPHQATVSEYTYTLGSLDPFSVYAIMLRARDAAGNFSDSRMGLEATPGANLVANGDFESGLISPWKQKGTVSTVTYDTYSGQYAAQLNPESLLQSGKLSADTSSYLVSYWSKSAATPPGSLTVNLIVYQDSGKTLLPVTTSAASGWTRTVQQLHTGSSASFLRLMTANVTGANILLDQVFVGAMPQLPADLSPGAPAGFAAGNIDGVSAELEWAASSGPFGVKSYEISYKKAAEGTWSSLSIPAVNGNPLYTYKLEGLSPETLYDISVKAVSEGTAVSAASTLQLTTLKMHPVNPGASEATRALLDRLYASVGNAVYTGQHNYYEEPTKWYDTAAELTGYYPALWGSDFAYYTGGDLGELRQAMIDEAVLKGQSGTMVTLTYHEPRPMDPATAGWESVTGDVTLAQMTDIVTPGTELYNQWAAQVDEVAGYLEQLRDENIPVLWRPYHEMNAEFFWWGARPELFKQLWNNMYDRLTNLHGLDNLIWVWSPNAESSWAYDSAPYYPGHDRVDVLAMDIYNNDYRDTYYSKLVQLSGGRPIAIGENGELPDMEMLQSKQSRYVYFMTWSQYLTDKNSLSSIQSLYSHPRALNNGETGNGPYVPPPADSYLIDDFEGYGGSNGNLRGKWQRNVSGNAATVTLDTYHLSGGSYGLKLDYTVGNPGYAGVYRSMGKEWPGMEAISFWLQPDGSNRQLAVQFHETNGEVWEASLKLQGTEPVLVTLPFTVFARPGWSTGGNGVIDLGSIKEFAFYIAQGSGTPGSGTIYIDDINAVKLPDEPE from the coding sequence GTGTTTGCACGAACGGGCAAAAAATGGTTGTATGGCTGGCTGGCCGCCGCTCTGTTTGTTGCATCGATCATTGTTCCTGCTGCACCCTCGCGGGCGGCTGGGGAGAATCTTTTGAGCAATCCGGGTTTTGAATCAGGGGACACCGGATGGGAGAAATGGGGCAGTCCGGTTGTAGTGACAAGTGAGCAGCATGGGGGAGAAAAAAGTCTGCAGGTGAAACGTAATACGGGCGGAGCATCCGCGTCAGTGGCGGTACAGCAAGGCAAAACCTATCGTGTCGGACTATGGGTGAAGTTCGCCGGGACAGGGGTAACGAGCGCATCGGTGGATATGGATATCTTCGGCACGCAGCAAGGTAAGCAGATCCTGCAATTTTCGGGCTCCACCAGCTGGGAATACCGGCAGCTGCTCTATACACCGGCTCCGGGAGTGCAGTATATCCGCCTGTCCTTCTGGAACAGTACAAGTAAAGACTATTACATTGATGACGCGGTCATCCGTGAGAATGTCGATATCGAAAGGCCGACTACACCCGGCGTCTGGCAGACCCTGCGGGAGCCGGATTCACTGAAGTTGACCTGGTCCGGCTCGACTGATGATATGGCGGTAGATTCCTACCAGCTGTCATTCAAAAAAACAGATGACCCTGCCTGGACTGTAGTGTCCGTACCCCATCAGGCTACTGTTTCGGAGTACACCTATACACTGGGCAGTCTTGATCCCTTTTCCGTCTACGCCATCATGCTGCGTGCCAGGGATGCCGCGGGTAACTTCTCTGATTCACGCATGGGACTTGAAGCAACCCCGGGAGCCAATCTGGTGGCGAATGGAGACTTTGAGAGTGGTCTGATTTCCCCGTGGAAACAGAAAGGGACGGTTTCGACCGTAACCTATGACACCTATTCGGGGCAATATGCGGCCCAGCTCAATCCGGAATCCTTACTTCAGTCGGGGAAATTATCCGCGGACACCAGCAGTTATCTGGTGTCTTACTGGAGCAAGTCTGCGGCCACGCCGCCTGGCAGCCTTACAGTAAACCTTATTGTCTATCAGGATAGCGGGAAGACACTGCTTCCGGTTACTACCAGCGCCGCTTCGGGCTGGACTCGTACTGTGCAGCAGCTGCACACCGGAAGCAGCGCCTCGTTCCTGCGTCTGATGACTGCTAATGTTACAGGCGCGAATATCCTGCTGGATCAGGTATTTGTTGGTGCAATGCCGCAGCTTCCGGCAGATCTATCGCCCGGTGCTCCGGCAGGCTTTGCAGCCGGTAACATCGACGGTGTATCCGCGGAACTGGAATGGGCAGCTTCTTCAGGCCCTTTTGGCGTGAAGTCTTACGAAATTTCTTACAAAAAAGCTGCTGAAGGCACATGGTCCAGCCTCTCTATTCCTGCTGTTAACGGGAATCCACTATACACTTACAAACTGGAAGGCTTATCGCCTGAAACCTTGTACGATATTTCTGTAAAAGCGGTGAGTGAAGGGACTGCTGTTTCCGCGGCAAGTACGCTTCAGCTGACTACACTGAAGATGCACCCGGTCAATCCGGGGGCTTCCGAGGCCACCCGTGCACTCCTGGACCGCTTATATGCGTCGGTAGGAAACGCTGTTTATACGGGCCAGCATAACTATTACGAAGAGCCGACGAAGTGGTATGACACCGCTGCAGAGCTGACCGGCTACTATCCCGCTCTGTGGGGTTCGGATTTTGCTTACTACACCGGCGGAGATCTCGGCGAGTTACGCCAGGCTATGATTGACGAGGCAGTCCTTAAAGGGCAAAGCGGAACGATGGTAACGCTGACTTACCACGAGCCGCGGCCGATGGATCCGGCAACCGCCGGCTGGGAAAGTGTTACTGGAGATGTGACGCTGGCTCAGATGACGGACATCGTCACCCCCGGCACGGAACTGTATAACCAGTGGGCGGCACAGGTAGACGAAGTGGCCGGATACCTGGAGCAGCTCAGGGACGAGAACATTCCGGTCCTGTGGCGGCCGTATCATGAGATGAATGCCGAGTTTTTCTGGTGGGGGGCGCGGCCGGAGCTGTTCAAGCAGCTGTGGAACAATATGTACGACCGGTTAACCAATCTGCATGGGCTGGATAATCTGATCTGGGTCTGGAGCCCGAATGCAGAAAGCTCCTGGGCTTATGATTCGGCGCCATATTACCCCGGCCATGACAGGGTTGACGTTCTGGCTATGGATATTTACAACAATGATTATCGCGATACGTATTACAGCAAGCTAGTGCAGCTCAGCGGCGGCAGACCGATAGCCATTGGCGAGAACGGAGAGCTGCCGGATATGGAAATGCTGCAGAGCAAACAATCGCGGTATGTATATTTCATGACGTGGTCGCAGTATTTGACTGATAAAAATTCACTTAGCAGCATCCAGTCCCTGTACAGCCATCCCCGCGCTTTGAACAATGGGGAGACAGGAAACGGGCCGTACGTTCCTCCGCCAGCAGACAGCTATCTGATCGATGATTTCGAGGGCTACGGCGGATCAAACGGGAATCTGCGGGGGAAATGGCAGCGCAATGTCTCCGGTAATGCGGCGACGGTTACGCTGGACACGTACCATCTGAGCGGAGGCAGCTACGGGCTGAAGCTGGATTACACGGTGGGTAATCCCGGCTACGCGGGCGTTTACCGCAGCATGGGCAAGGAGTGGCCGGGAATGGAAGCCATATCCTTCTGGCTGCAGCCTGACGGATCGAACCGGCAGCTGGCTGTGCAGTTCCATGAGACGAACGGGGAAGTCTGGGAGGCCAGCCTGAAGCTACAGGGTACTGAGCCGGTGCTGGTGACCCTTCCATTTACCGTGTTTGCCCGGCCGGGCTGGTCTACCGGAGGCAACGGGGTGATTGATCTCGGATCAATTAAGGAGTTTGCCTTCTATATTGCGCAGGGCAGCGGCACACCGGGCAGCGGAACGATTTATATTGATGACATCAACGCTGTCAAACTCCCGGACGAACCAGAATAA
- a CDS encoding WD40/YVTN/BNR-like repeat-containing protein — protein MLNHSLRTAQAWSPAALGGGGYITGLLQHPADSGVLYARCDVAGVFRSLDGGMSWETLNSGLTQSYHHQVQSFAISSHHPQVMFRCSGEVRSRTFYGAVHKSSDGGGSWKEVCTGMGFYGNGPTRMYGEVIAVDPHHPVVVAAGGYTGGLWISRDEGETWQQTLLPEERFGCVVFHPAIPGVLFAGTISDDDLNMDYVETGEGGVLGLLQDQPRGKQGRLYASPDLGESWQLLYEGASFAELCFDSRDPQRLMAACIWGGICSSRDGGRTWISAGAGLLPGEHRYGTVVQDTHNPQRWYTAPDVRPHMKDVPPIPIYYSGDGGEEWQLLRQHRDEDLSGFPSYMDSFNGGSRAAAAGWAISKLIVDCLNKDRLYLCNWYGVAVSEDGGNTWRAGHFRGLETTCMEAVAAAPGQPGKFCVTMADHSPKVTEDGGVTFRNLPGLAGYSGSTAVAVSRINSEHYVYGLVGHGRTACIALSRDGGQSAEEVLTLEKGLFVQALREDGVHSGTFYAYIDGDISSGAGVYRSADGGLTWKQTPFRPPAHVSTLPHLKNWIEAELLSVVVYQVKNACGANQLMAADPIRAGHVLTGEWSEGIWRSADGGDTWESIGAVLPFQHRGPASVLNTVAYSATRSGTLYAGFISEGLWSSPDDGQSWSKLFPAGTAEPFNVSALAVGKGDGGRDLLILASEPMVRTMTESKVVCSRDGGITWETWADDSLGAVRWKGVALDSDSRQVLAVTCGNGAYRTEISFG, from the coding sequence TTGCTGAATCATTCACTTAGGACGGCACAAGCTTGGTCGCCTGCTGCGCTTGGCGGAGGCGGTTATATTACCGGTCTGCTGCAGCATCCAGCGGATAGCGGAGTGCTCTATGCCCGCTGCGATGTGGCGGGAGTCTTTCGCAGCCTGGACGGCGGAATGAGCTGGGAGACGCTGAACAGCGGCTTAACCCAAAGCTATCATCATCAGGTACAGAGCTTTGCCATCAGCAGTCATCACCCGCAGGTGATGTTCCGTTGCTCGGGTGAAGTGAGAAGCCGGACATTTTACGGTGCGGTACACAAATCATCCGATGGCGGCGGGAGCTGGAAGGAAGTCTGCACCGGCATGGGATTCTACGGGAACGGGCCGACCCGGATGTACGGTGAGGTCATTGCGGTCGACCCGCATCATCCGGTGGTCGTGGCTGCCGGGGGGTACACCGGCGGTTTGTGGATCAGCCGCGATGAAGGCGAGACCTGGCAGCAAACGCTGCTGCCGGAGGAAAGATTCGGCTGTGTGGTTTTTCACCCAGCTATTCCTGGTGTATTGTTTGCAGGCACCATTAGCGATGATGACCTGAACATGGACTATGTGGAGACGGGTGAAGGCGGGGTACTGGGTCTGCTCCAGGATCAGCCCAGAGGCAAGCAAGGGCGGCTGTATGCCAGCCCGGATCTGGGAGAATCCTGGCAGCTGCTGTATGAAGGTGCGAGCTTTGCCGAGCTGTGCTTTGACAGCCGTGATCCGCAGCGCCTGATGGCCGCCTGCATTTGGGGAGGCATCTGCAGCAGCAGGGACGGCGGGCGGACCTGGATATCCGCCGGGGCAGGACTCCTGCCCGGTGAACACCGCTATGGCACGGTGGTTCAGGATACCCACAACCCGCAGCGGTGGTATACAGCCCCTGATGTGCGGCCGCATATGAAGGATGTCCCGCCCATTCCAATATATTATTCCGGAGACGGCGGGGAAGAATGGCAGCTTCTCCGGCAGCACCGGGATGAAGATTTGAGCGGGTTTCCGTCATACATGGACAGCTTCAACGGGGGATCACGCGCAGCGGCAGCAGGCTGGGCGATTTCGAAGCTGATCGTGGACTGTTTGAACAAAGACCGGCTTTATTTGTGCAACTGGTATGGAGTCGCGGTTAGCGAAGATGGCGGAAATACCTGGCGGGCAGGCCATTTCCGCGGGCTGGAAACCACCTGCATGGAAGCGGTAGCCGCAGCTCCCGGCCAGCCCGGCAAGTTCTGTGTCACCATGGCGGACCATTCGCCTAAGGTGACTGAGGATGGCGGGGTGACCTTCCGCAATCTGCCCGGACTGGCAGGTTACTCGGGGAGTACCGCTGTGGCCGTCTCTAGGATCAATTCTGAACATTATGTATACGGGCTTGTAGGCCATGGCCGTACTGCCTGTATCGCCTTAAGCAGAGATGGAGGGCAGTCTGCGGAGGAGGTGCTTACCCTTGAAAAGGGCTTGTTCGTCCAGGCTTTGCGGGAGGATGGTGTTCATTCCGGCACGTTCTACGCTTACATCGATGGCGATATTTCCTCAGGGGCCGGAGTTTACCGTTCTGCAGACGGGGGGCTGACGTGGAAGCAGACGCCTTTTCGCCCGCCGGCTCATGTGTCAACACTTCCTCACCTCAAAAACTGGATTGAAGCAGAGCTGCTGTCCGTGGTTGTCTATCAGGTCAAGAACGCCTGCGGTGCTAATCAGCTAATGGCTGCAGATCCCATCCGGGCGGGGCATGTCCTCACGGGGGAGTGGAGCGAGGGCATTTGGCGTTCCGCCGATGGCGGGGACACATGGGAATCTATTGGAGCGGTGCTCCCCTTTCAACACAGGGGTCCAGCATCGGTGCTGAATACGGTAGCTTATTCTGCCACTCGCAGCGGGACGTTGTATGCCGGGTTTATTTCGGAAGGATTATGGAGCAGCCCCGATGATGGCCAGAGCTGGAGCAAGCTTTTCCCGGCGGGTACAGCCGAGCCGTTTAATGTCTCGGCACTGGCTGTGGGCAAGGGCGACGGGGGAAGGGATCTGCTGATTCTGGCCAGCGAGCCGATGGTTCGTACTATGACTGAATCCAAGGTGGTGTGCAGCCGGGATGGCGGGATCACCTGGGAGACGTGGGCGGATGACTCACTTGGTGCGGTGCGCTGGAAAGGCGTCGCTCTCGATAGTGACAGCCGGCAGGTGCTCGCCGTGACCTGCGGTAACGGGGCGTACCGGACAGAGATAAGTTTTGGATAA
- a CDS encoding YolD-like family protein: protein MAYWRNIVAKAKVAKRPTRDEFVLEEIGNQLTEAMQEESVILLTVWGKEEALRGQIVGMDSRTGKVHLSLNEEITKVPFMDIMAINYPRD from the coding sequence ATGGCTTATTGGAGGAATATCGTGGCAAAAGCGAAAGTGGCCAAACGGCCGACAAGAGATGAATTTGTGCTGGAGGAGATTGGCAACCAGCTGACGGAAGCAATGCAAGAGGAGTCGGTCATTTTGCTGACCGTGTGGGGGAAGGAAGAAGCGTTGCGGGGGCAGATCGTCGGCATGGACTCGCGGACCGGAAAGGTGCATCTCAGCTTGAACGAGGAGATCACCAAGGTTCCTTTTATGGATATTATGGCTATCAATTATCCCAGAGATTAG
- a CDS encoding DUF6138 family protein, whose product MDMNHMVEAILEEMKQEIDKWMAYINDKDAEKTVKRTTLQAGIHGYALLEYADGRVDVTDNVLDLSQPGNSKQNTSEQLTEEQVRELIPELAGYMQHHITTLPRAVIDYRFTFDGKFRVRGGEVNVRILDYVDEEKKQQLLEQISLYISDKLEAGKYPTKPLETFFLSRHLLDEGLFAELDPGRIIAVFEKIQELNRGNKQLAEHRHTLTVTLRNWVEDQWLPRYFENTGTEWQREYKKKSGAMLDVTGQSSVELVIYAAICILKYEPSFSRSVGLTFLKCAVELGSTRAEQLMKQGSGAFAKDDVRLRGERVECSANDVFAEVSVHIKQESGESYAQALRFLINLLKLGFPKSYQIKLKSAVKCWLPIKGLAKSGTHRFFANALEYPEVHPLLEEYAKAAMETFEWYTDTEGEKSCMPGSYAVFGLGLTDPVYFPLAGQYMEKVDVEHQSVQDGFTAALSQHYGLNGETLPLLVTCMLYSTDTLKLKIREELQDGELLRLLLNQVRGLNYYQVEHLVYLIWGGTDKLKKLADKAEGDKKQYLSDLIQAAKRR is encoded by the coding sequence ATGGACATGAATCATATGGTGGAAGCAATTCTCGAAGAAATGAAACAGGAAATAGATAAGTGGATGGCCTATATCAACGATAAGGACGCAGAAAAAACTGTGAAACGCACTACGCTCCAGGCGGGCATTCACGGCTATGCACTCCTTGAATATGCGGATGGCAGAGTGGACGTGACAGATAATGTGCTTGATCTATCACAGCCGGGTAACAGTAAGCAGAATACCAGTGAGCAGCTGACAGAGGAGCAAGTGCGGGAGCTGATTCCTGAGCTGGCTGGGTATATGCAGCACCACATCACTACATTACCGCGGGCGGTGATTGATTACCGGTTTACGTTTGACGGGAAGTTCCGGGTGCGCGGCGGAGAGGTCAATGTACGTATTCTCGATTATGTAGATGAGGAGAAGAAGCAACAGCTGCTTGAACAGATCAGCCTTTATATCTCGGACAAGCTCGAAGCCGGAAAATATCCGACCAAGCCGTTAGAAACATTTTTTCTCTCCCGGCATCTGCTGGACGAAGGCCTGTTTGCTGAATTGGATCCCGGCAGAATCATCGCTGTATTTGAGAAAATACAAGAGCTTAACAGGGGGAACAAACAGCTTGCGGAACACCGCCATACTCTGACTGTGACACTTAGAAATTGGGTAGAGGACCAGTGGCTGCCCCGTTATTTCGAGAACACAGGAACAGAGTGGCAGAGGGAATACAAGAAGAAAAGCGGTGCAATGCTGGACGTGACCGGGCAAAGCTCCGTCGAGCTTGTGATTTATGCCGCCATTTGTATCCTCAAATATGAGCCTTCCTTCAGCAGAAGCGTGGGGCTTACCTTCTTGAAATGTGCGGTCGAACTCGGCAGCACCCGGGCTGAACAACTAATGAAGCAGGGCAGTGGAGCCTTTGCGAAAGATGATGTGAGATTACGCGGTGAACGGGTAGAATGCAGCGCTAATGATGTGTTTGCCGAGGTAAGCGTCCATATTAAACAGGAGTCAGGGGAGAGCTATGCACAGGCGCTCCGGTTCCTGATTAATCTGCTTAAGCTGGGCTTTCCCAAAAGCTATCAGATTAAACTGAAATCCGCTGTAAAGTGCTGGCTGCCGATTAAAGGACTGGCCAAGTCGGGCACGCACCGCTTTTTTGCGAATGCGCTTGAATATCCGGAGGTGCACCCGCTGCTGGAAGAGTACGCTAAGGCGGCAATGGAAACCTTCGAATGGTATACGGATACGGAAGGGGAGAAGAGCTGCATGCCGGGCAGCTATGCGGTCTTCGGCCTTGGACTCACAGATCCGGTATATTTCCCGCTCGCCGGACAGTATATGGAGAAGGTAGATGTTGAACATCAGTCGGTCCAGGACGGCTTCACAGCGGCTTTATCCCAACATTACGGCCTTAACGGAGAGACACTTCCCTTGCTGGTTACGTGTATGCTATACAGCACAGATACCTTGAAGCTGAAGATTAGGGAAGAATTACAGGATGGGGAGCTGCTTAGACTCCTGCTTAATCAAGTCCGCGGCCTTAACTACTACCAGGTGGAACATCTTGTATACCTGATCTGGGGCGGGACGGACAAGCTGAAGAAGCTTGCTGACAAAGCTGAAGGGGATAAGAAGCAATACCTTTCAGACCTGATCCAAGCAGCCAAACGCCGTTAA